The genomic region GGTACGGGCCGTACGGGGAAGAGGTGACGCAGCAGCGCATCGGCGGCTAACATTGCGGCCATACCGAGCGCGAATCCGCTCGCAATATCGATCGGCCAGTGGAGTGCGGCGGCGATGCGGGTATAGCCTATCGCAATCGCGCAGAGGGTCGCAAGGATCGCCAGACGGCGGTCGCGCCCGATCAAAAAGGCCACGGCCAGGCCGCACGCCGCCAAATGGTCGGAGGGGAAGGCATTATCGGGCGCGTGCGCGATGAGCGGCGCGACGTGCTGGACGACAAAGGGCCGTTCGTGGAAGTATAGCGCGCCCGCGATTTTGACCAAAGCGATGGTGAACGCTCCGCCCAGTGCAGCCGCTCGCAGATCGCCCCACCAGGCCCTGCGCCGAACGATCGCGAGCGCCACAAACAGCGCCGGAAGGGCGATCAGGTAGAGTGCGATGTCTCGCACGAGCGAGGCCGCAATGCCGGTCATAGCTATGAAGTTATCGGACGTCGATGACTCCACGATGAACGCCGTGAAGGACGGAATACGTTATGACGGAGCGAACCCAGGGAAGATGTTGG from Candidatus Dormiibacterota bacterium harbors:
- a CDS encoding phosphatase PAP2 family protein — translated: MTGIAASLVRDIALYLIALPALFVALAIVRRRAWWGDLRAAALGGAFTIALVKIAGALYFHERPFVVQHVAPLIAHAPDNAFPSDHLAACGLAVAFLIGRDRRLAILATLCAIAIGYTRIAAALHWPIDIASGFALGMAAMLAADALLRHLFPVRPVPTAE